The window TATTGGATAATCTCAACTATTAATATTTGTAGTCAACTTTATTTTGATGATAAAAATGTAATTAGTATTGTCCAACCGTCGACCTTTTTTTCTTGTTGGTGCCAGTGCTCTTCGGTGCACTCACGGGCATATGGCTCAGTAACTTTTATGAAATATTACTTTTTTTGTTTAGTAATATGGTAATTTTGTCATTCGAAATAATGCCTCTAAGTAATAGTCCTTGTTTAATGTAAAGGACATATATACAAACCACCAAATAAGATTCAGAGAAAATATACTTATATGCACACTACTACATAGATACACATCAACAGCGTTTGAAAAAAGCCATTAAAAGTCCAACCAGTGACGGCGTCCTTTTGTAGCCAGTTTTATGGCGTTTGGACTTGCAAGCATCAAAAGGGTAATAATAATAAAAATGCATTAATGGAAGTACTTTTCTTTTTAGAATGATTACGTTATCTTTCGAAAATAATCAAGATCTAGATAACACTTTACGATATAAAATGCAAGGAAGAAAAAATCAAAAGTTTCGGTGATATTTCGTCGAAATTTTCGTTTTTTTCACCCAACATTAATATATATTTCCTCTCCCAAGCATTTCTCGTCCGAAACTCCCGATATTTCCCGAAATTTCCAATATTTCCCGATATTTTCTGATATTTTCCGATATCTCCCAAGCATCGGTGCTATAGGAAAAAATTATACACCAAGAGAAAGAGGCAAAGGAAGCATGTCAAGGCATGAAGATGATTCTTTATCTCCCACTATTGACTCATTTGGTGTGGGAGGAAGCAATATTGGACCATACCCTTACGGCCAAAATCTGGCAATGCCTTATCCAGTATATACCATGCTTTATGGGGTGCAATCAAACTCATGGTCACAGTTGGAAGGACAACCTTCCAATGATTATGGTTATGGCCAAGGTCAAGCGATGCCCAATCCCTACTATAACTTCTAGTATGGAAACCCACAGTCAGCCCCCCTTGACCCATATGGTTGGCATGTAAGTTAATACATGCAAAACTACAAAGGCGAGGTATCATTTAATGACTACTCTTCACAATACACTAAAGCTCTATACAGAGAAACGATAAAGATAATGAAAATTTTGTACCTCATAGATCTTCTACGTGGTTTAAAAGTACTCATATAATTTCATGTGAAATGTATCATATGTATATAAGGTGTGATGGCCTAGCCTCCCTTTAGGTTTCCAGCCATAAAAAAAAATGTTTAAAGTAAACTTTTAAGAATTATTAACGGTTCAGCACTAACCTTTTCATTTTAACTTACTACAACTCCCTATAAATCAATGTTTATTCAAGGTTTTCATTTCAAATATAGTACATAATATAGAAAACAAACATCTCTTAAAGTTTAGTTTAAAATTTCCTTGTTTTTCTTCAAATTTCCGTCAATTTTCTAATTTTTTTACTGCAATCGATATTTCCTCGAAATTTCTGTCGAAATTTCCATATTTTGAAAGGTCGAAATTTCCGTAATCACCGAAATTTTCTTCCTTGATAAAATGTTGCAAAAGTAGTGAACTCATGGTAGTTCCATTAAGTTGCTACTCAGTTACATAGCATAACAACGTTAATTTGGTAAACCAACCTAATTAACCAAATCTAAAATATCAGTCGCTTTGCTAATGAACAAACCAAATGACAGCCCTATGCTTGACGTCCATCTTTCAAAAAGAAAGTAGAGAACCATAGGGCTGGGCACTTAGTACCGGAATCCCGATCCCGTACCGGTCTCGTCCCGAAAGTTAGCGGGACGTACGGGACGAGATAGGTTTTGAAAATAGCAATCCCGTCCCGTCCCGTCCCGTTTTAACATTACCATAACGGGATGGGACGGGACTATCCCGAAAAATCCCGTCCCGTCCCGTAATATTAGAATACTTGATTTTATTCATTTTATACTTGATTTTTTAGGTTGCATGGTGTTACAATGCACTCAACCACACTTAATTTGGTCTAAAATAATACTTTTAATTTCATTCATGTTCTTTTTTTTTTGCTTGTGTGATTTTGGATATTTTTAGTTGTTGTTTGAGGGTTAATTTTTAATGTGGGATGTTTAGTACTTTTAAAGTGGGATGTAATTTAGCACCTATGCACCTATGTTCTTGTTGATTTTAGTATTTCTAATTTCATCAATGTTCTTTTTTTTTGTTTTATTGTGTTTTTGGATTATTTTTTTTCCTATTAATTTCATTAATGTTGTTCCAAACAGCATAAAAATGTCGAAAATTTCATACACTGATCAATTGTGGTGGAGCATTTGAATGCTTGGAGTTTCTCAACCTGTTTTTCCACCTGTGGTGGTGTTTGATAATCAATTAATTTGTTCTTAGAAAAAAAAAAAAAAAATTTGTCGGGATCGGGACGTACGGGACAGATTTTTAAAAACACCTTCCCGTCCCGTCCCGTCCCATTCTTTTATTTTCGGGACGGGACGGGATTCACCAAATCCCGGCCCGTCCTGTCCCGTGCCCAGCCCTAGTGAACCAAATCTGTCCTATGAAATTGTTCCAAATTACGGGTATGTCCTCGAAGAGACAAGCACGGGGGATGCTCCGACGCAATAAAAATTGATCCGTTCAAAGGTAGAGATCTCGATTTTTCACACTAAAGTGTATGAGGTTTAGGATAGATGATTTGTTTTGGTAGATGACATATTTGCATATGTTTGCTCACGAGAGCTCATGTAGTCCACTGATATCAGACTATACGTAGTTTTTCAATGCCAATTTATAGCGGACTAGTGTGAATGGAAAAATGCAATCCAGGTTGATGAGTTGGACTCACTAACAAAAAGAGCATTTTTCGGGCTAGTAGTGCTGACACCCTCTGGAGTAAAATCGGTGGGATATAAATAGATAGGTCTTTGTTAGAAAACGCAATGATCGAGAGAACTTAGAGCAAATTGGTCTGAATGGAAAAATTTGATCTAGGCTAGGTTGACTCGGATTCACTAACAAATAGAGCAGTTTTCAGGCTAGTAGTGCCAACACCCTTTAGAGTATAACCGATGGGATACAAATGGGTCTTTGTTAAAAAACACAATAAGATCGAGAATGACATTTGAGTGTAAACCAATTGCTATGTCTTTAATTAATAGCATTTGAGATTCTTTAACAATAAAAGACTTTATTGTAATGATGAGTTTTTAAGAATGTATTCCGGAGAACTTGAGAGTTTTGGGGACGGTGGAACAACGCACACTAAATTGCGTCATCGGGAAGTTTTCATAGACTTAATGCATACATATTCCTCTGTGACAACGATGGCCGGACCTTCCAATTTGGCTCAACGTCAAAGAATGACTAAATTCCTTTTGCCTAATGGTACATTATTTAGTGTCACAATTGCTCACTAATTAAGCTCCTCGAGCTGGAAAATCCCTCTTGAACTTAAGAGGCATCCAAGCGACCAAGCCAACAGATATCATGTGAAAAACGCATTGTGAAAATGGAAAACAATTCATTTGCATCATCTCTAAATGATTGTGGACGTAATAGCATCTTAGACAAAATTAGGACTGAGACGGTCTAACGCAAAGGATCCTAAAGTGTTTTTTTTTTCTCATTCTTACAAAAAAAAATCCAAAGGGATATTAGTGAACTGAGTCAACCAAGTAGTGAGCCATTTTAAGCATTTTATGGTCTTGGTTGATGTGTGGACATAACGGGTCATATATCGCGCTATTGTCCTCCTGTAACGCTGCTTACGCTAAACTCCTAGCTAAGACAAATCTCATGCGGGCTCATTACCCGGATCATCAATTTAAATGTTCAAGGATTGATAATGCTAGACAGTGGCGGAGCCAGGATGAGAAAGTCACCTGGGCTAATTATAGCATACAAAAAATTTTGTTCGACGATGCGAGAAATTTTGGTTAATTAATAAATGACACATACATAGGGGGGACGTAATAAGCCTTACCCTCAAACACATAAATAAAAACTAACTAAACTTTACTCTACGAGGCCCCAAAGCTTCAAAATCATTAATCACCGTTTCATTGTCAACCGCTTCAGCAAATTCCTTTTCAATGTGAAGCACCATGCAATCATCAAGAAAATCATCCTCTATCTTATTTCTAAGTTTGTTTTTGATGATATTCATGGATAGAAAAAGCTCTCTCAGTGGTTGCAGTAGAAACAGGAAGAGTCAACACCAAACAAAGCAACCTATAGATCATAGGATAAAAGTCTGATTTTCTTCTTTGAACAAGTTTCCGACACAAATCAGACATAGAATCTAAGGTGTGAAATGCTACATCCTGAGTCATATCTTTTTTATAATATGCACACTCCAATTCCAAAGTAAGAAGGTCATCTTGCAAAAAATCTTGAGGATAAAAGCTTTTAGCAAGAAGGAGTACCTTTTGTGTTTCAAACAGGCTGAACTTATCATGAGGATCCAAAGTGGAAGTGAGCGTAAGGAGTTCACAAGATCTCTCATTGAACCTCTTATTTAGCTCACTTAATTGAAAGTCAAGTACAGCATTGAATACCTCTACACGGAAGTGGTGCTCATGTGTGATAAAATTCTTCTGTTGACTCGGACGACCTGTACCGTCTAACCAACGAGAACTCATATCAGGCATATCAATATTATGTGTCTCACAGAAAGATGCAAGAACCATAAGAAAATCATCCCAACCATCATCTCTCATGTATTGAAGAAGTTCTTTAGTATGATCAACAAACTTCATTGCTTCTCCAATGTCAATGGATTTTCGTTGTACCACTTGACAAAGAACTTCTGTGACTTTCATGACTCTATGCATCAAAATCAGACAAAACACAAACTCAAACGATCTCATAGCTCTCAGAATACCACTGGCTTCTCCCTGAATAGGTAAGGTTGCAGTGTCCATCATATGATCCAGAATTGTCATGGTTGAACCAAATAGTTCAATTAAACTCTTGATAGAACGAAAATGAGAGCTCCAACGAGTAGTAGCAGGTCGTTGCAAAGTACAAGTTTGATTAGAACCCGTACCTGTTTAAAGATTGCAAATAAGTATAACAAAAAATAAGATATAACAAAAAAATAAGATATCTAATGATGCAAATAGAATAAAAATTTGATTACCGCCATACCTGTTTGAAGATTGCCAAGAGCTATCAAATCTTGGATTTCATCCTCTCTAGCAGCTTTTAACGCACCTTTGCGCTTAGCAGATGAATCCACAAAATTCACAACCAATAATAAAGTAGAAAAGAAGCGATATGTATCATGAACACCCTTAGCTGCACCATTTAATGCTAGTTGCAAACGATGAGCAAAACAATGAACATAATATGCATATGGACAATCCTCAAGAAACAATGCTTGTAAACCATTCCAAACACCACTCATGTTACTAGCTCCATCATATCCTTGACCACGCATATTTTCCACTTGCAAATTGAACATACCAAGAACTTTGACTATCTCTAATTTAAGAGTTAATGAGGTTGTATTAGGAACACTCACTATCTTAAAGAACCGTTCTCGGATGAAGCCATAACGATCAACAAACCT of the Fragaria vesca subsp. vesca linkage group LG6, FraVesHawaii_1.0, whole genome shotgun sequence genome contains:
- the LOC101308993 gene encoding zinc finger MYM-type protein 1-like encodes the protein MEKWNLLRNLDTQIESVFVKRTTKEVEHNRFRLKAAIEAARLLANQGQAFRGHDESESSLNAGNFRQVRKSFERMASDDDRVVLENAPGNAKYTSPPVQKELLNILGNRVRQMIREEVGDAKFCILVDEAVDAAGKEQMSIVLRFVDRYGFIRERFFKIVSVPNTTSLTLKLEIVKVLGMFNLQVENMRGQGYDGASNMSGVWNGLQALFLEDCPYAYYVHCFAHRLQLALNGAAKGVHDTYRFFSTLLLVVNFVDSSAKRKGALKAAREDEIQDLIALGNLQTGTGSNQTCTLQRPATTRWSSHFRSIKSLIELFGSTMTILDHMMDTATLPIQGEASGILRAMRSFEFVFCLILMHRVMKVTEVLCQVVQRKSIDIGEAMKFVDHTKELLQYMRDDGWDDFLMVLASFCETHNIDMPDMSSRWLDGTGRPSQQKNFITHEHHFRVEVFNAVLDFQLSELNKRFNERSCELLTLTSTLDPHDKFSLFETQKVLLLAKSFYPQDFLQDDLLTLELECAYYKKDMTQDVAFHTLDSMSDLCRKLVQRRKSDFYPMIYRLLCLVLTLPVSTATTERAFSIHEYHQKQT